Proteins encoded by one window of Pirellulales bacterium:
- a CDS encoding tetratricopeptide repeat protein, with translation MKPSTSTRTSWASAAALVLLTAIVYGPTLANGFVTDDGVYVKENVSLRSAGGLYDIWFTLGTTEQYYPLVHSSFWLEYHLWRLNPAGYHAVNLLLHAGASLLVWRLLVRLAVPGAWLAAAMFVVHPVEVETVAWVAERKNLLSCVFALGSLLAYGQYAATDLSTDARATDTRGGTRWGWYWLAFGLYVAALLSKTVTVSLPPVLLLILWWKRGRLLRRDGLHLAPYFAVGLSLAGLTVYMEKTYVGATGGEWHISFVERCLIAGRALFFYVGKLCWPAPLAYYYPRWDINPQVWWQYLFPVAAAGVIAALWSARRTLGRGPLAAALIFAVVLFPALGFFDVYPFRFSFVADHYQYHASIALLALAAAAIVQIAARFGPRSSVPRALAVAALLLPLAVLARERTFVFLSNTTLDEDIVALNASPKSAAPAVCEDQQRAHNNLGIVCRDQRKFEEALAHFHKAIAFRERLAGNGPEANKYQDLVAAGFVDVGMVQGKLARLSEAEDSFGKAIEIRQQLVQKQPTNNNLRQHLAATLEDLAAMRVANELLADAEASFRAAIEIRQLLVAENPASVDDRSALAGDYERLALLQQTAGRLADSEANLRQALPIRQAVIRDNPTSAPYPDSVAWILTQLGILQRAAGQPGEAIALGRQAVEMLEKIAAADPAQERYRFNLGWSYANLAISQQMAGQLDAADASFRQSTAVRDKLAKDHPANSGFQEDLAATYIDLGLLEQDLGKSLDAEGTFLKSIEILRRLTAENSAPAKTWANLADSYEKLSQLQLRNGRPSDAAKSEQTAAEIRAKLTATQREPK, from the coding sequence TTGAAACCAAGTACATCTACGCGAACCTCTTGGGCGTCCGCGGCAGCTCTGGTTCTGTTAACGGCCATCGTCTATGGGCCAACGCTCGCCAACGGTTTCGTCACTGATGACGGCGTGTACGTCAAAGAGAACGTGTCGCTGCGTTCGGCGGGGGGGCTTTATGACATTTGGTTCACATTAGGAACCACCGAGCAGTACTATCCGTTGGTGCATAGCAGCTTCTGGTTGGAGTATCACCTCTGGCGGCTTAACCCGGCGGGTTATCACGCCGTGAACCTGCTGTTGCACGCGGGTGCGTCACTGCTCGTATGGCGGTTGCTCGTCCGTCTGGCGGTACCCGGCGCGTGGCTGGCTGCCGCCATGTTCGTCGTGCATCCGGTCGAGGTGGAAACGGTCGCTTGGGTGGCGGAACGCAAGAACCTTTTATCATGCGTTTTCGCCCTTGGGTCGCTGCTGGCGTATGGACAATATGCCGCAACGGATTTGTCCACGGACGCGCGGGCGACCGACACGCGCGGCGGAACTCGCTGGGGGTGGTATTGGCTGGCATTCGGACTGTACGTCGCTGCGCTGTTAAGCAAAACGGTTACCGTCAGTCTGCCGCCGGTGCTACTTTTGATTCTTTGGTGGAAGCGGGGCCGCCTGCTGCGCCGCGATGGGCTGCACCTGGCTCCGTATTTTGCCGTGGGACTGTCGCTGGCAGGTCTGACCGTCTACATGGAGAAAACGTACGTCGGTGCGACAGGCGGAGAGTGGCATATCTCGTTTGTCGAGCGTTGCTTGATTGCCGGCCGCGCGCTGTTCTTCTACGTCGGCAAGCTGTGCTGGCCGGCACCTTTGGCCTATTACTATCCGCGCTGGGATATCAACCCTCAGGTTTGGTGGCAGTATCTATTCCCCGTGGCCGCGGCCGGCGTGATCGCGGCGCTGTGGTCGGCGCGGCGCACGTTGGGACGCGGGCCATTGGCTGCGGCGCTGATTTTTGCCGTGGTGCTGTTTCCCGCGCTGGGTTTCTTCGACGTCTACCCTTTTCGCTTTTCATTCGTTGCGGATCATTACCAATATCACGCCAGCATTGCGCTACTGGCACTCGCGGCCGCGGCGATTGTGCAGATTGCGGCCCGATTCGGACCTCGATCGTCCGTGCCTCGCGCGCTGGCCGTGGCGGCGCTGCTGTTACCGTTGGCCGTCCTGGCCCGCGAGCGGACATTCGTCTTCCTCAGCAACACGACCCTCGACGAGGATATCGTGGCCCTGAACGCCTCGCCAAAAAGCGCTGCGCCGGCCGTTTGTGAAGATCAGCAACGCGCGCATAACAATCTCGGCATCGTCTGTCGCGACCAGCGCAAATTCGAGGAAGCGCTCGCGCATTTCCATAAGGCGATCGCGTTTCGAGAGCGGCTTGCAGGCAATGGCCCCGAGGCGAACAAGTATCAGGACCTTGTCGCCGCAGGTTTTGTGGATGTGGGAATGGTGCAGGGTAAGTTGGCGCGCCTGTCCGAGGCCGAAGACTCGTTCGGCAAAGCCATCGAGATTCGTCAGCAGCTGGTCCAAAAGCAGCCCACTAACAACAATCTTCGGCAGCACTTAGCGGCGACGCTCGAGGATCTCGCGGCAATGCGCGTTGCCAACGAACTGCTGGCTGATGCCGAAGCCTCGTTTCGCGCCGCGATCGAGATTCGCCAGTTGCTGGTCGCAGAGAATCCCGCCTCAGTTGACGATCGTTCGGCTCTTGCCGGGGATTACGAAAGGCTCGCACTGTTGCAACAGACGGCTGGACGACTGGCCGATTCGGAGGCGAACCTGCGACAAGCCCTCCCGATTCGCCAGGCTGTGATTCGCGATAATCCGACGTCCGCGCCTTATCCCGATTCGGTTGCCTGGATCCTCACACAGTTGGGCATTTTGCAGCGGGCCGCCGGACAACCGGGCGAAGCCATCGCGTTGGGACGTCAGGCCGTCGAGATGCTGGAGAAAATCGCCGCGGCCGATCCCGCGCAGGAGCGATATCGATTCAACCTCGGCTGGAGCTACGCTAACCTGGCCATTTCGCAACAGATGGCGGGCCAGCTCGACGCAGCCGACGCCAGCTTTCGCCAGTCCACGGCGGTACGCGATAAACTCGCCAAGGACCATCCTGCCAACAGCGGGTTCCAAGAGGATCTAGCCGCAACCTATATCGATTTAGGATTGCTCGAGCAAGATTTGGGGAAATCGCTCGATGCCGAAGGAACCTTTCTCAAGTCCATTGAGATTCTCCGGCGCCTGACTGCTGAGAATTCTGCGCCGGCCAAAACATGGGCCAACTTGGCGGACAGCTACGAGAAATTATCGCAGTTGCAACTACGAAACGGCCGCCCGTCCGACGCCGCGAAATCGGAACAAACAGCGGCCGAAATCCGGGCAAAGCTCACAGCGACACAGCGCGAGCCGAAGTGA
- a CDS encoding mannonate dehydratase, whose protein sequence is MKRRNFLGGVTAAVSAAWSTRAMADEAADARTTSGAKSAMHVGCQNGPTTPKLLDYFKRHGVDHICGFPPDPGAGGHWSVDDLKRTKDLCEKHGVSLDMVALPFLTSSHIDRERRGSIMMAAVGRDQDIEDIQRMIEACAAVEIPAIKYNLSLLGVLRTDSTPGRGGSRYSTWKLAEAKGANQLTRAGHVSADKAWDRITYFLDRVIPVCNQYKIRAACHPHDPGTPPAGFQGIVNVLGTVDGLKRFVAIQESPFHGLNFCVGTVAEMLQDPRSEICGVVRYFGQRDKIFNIHFRNIRGRRDDFCETYPDNGDLDMLAVARTLNDVGYSYMLMPDHMPSHADDSDGLQAFAFGYGYIKGLLQAIAST, encoded by the coding sequence ATGAAGCGACGCAATTTTCTTGGCGGTGTAACGGCGGCCGTTTCGGCAGCGTGGTCGACGAGGGCAATGGCGGACGAGGCCGCCGATGCGCGGACGACGTCCGGCGCAAAAAGCGCGATGCACGTCGGCTGCCAGAACGGGCCGACGACGCCTAAATTGCTCGACTATTTCAAACGGCACGGCGTCGACCACATTTGCGGTTTTCCGCCCGACCCAGGTGCAGGCGGGCATTGGTCGGTCGACGACCTGAAACGTACCAAAGACTTGTGCGAGAAACACGGCGTCTCGCTCGACATGGTAGCGCTGCCGTTTCTCACTTCCAGCCACATCGACCGTGAACGACGGGGGTCAATCATGATGGCCGCCGTCGGGCGGGATCAGGACATCGAAGATATCCAGCGAATGATCGAGGCCTGCGCCGCGGTCGAGATTCCGGCGATCAAATACAATCTGAGTTTGCTCGGGGTTTTGCGAACCGATTCCACGCCGGGCCGGGGAGGCAGTCGCTACAGTACTTGGAAACTGGCCGAGGCCAAAGGCGCCAACCAATTGACACGCGCCGGTCACGTTTCCGCCGACAAGGCCTGGGACCGGATTACGTACTTTCTCGACCGCGTGATCCCCGTGTGCAATCAATACAAGATTCGCGCGGCCTGCCACCCTCACGATCCTGGCACGCCGCCAGCGGGATTTCAGGGCATTGTCAATGTCCTGGGCACCGTCGATGGATTGAAGCGATTCGTCGCGATCCAGGAAAGCCCTTTCCACGGACTGAACTTCTGCGTTGGCACCGTGGCCGAAATGTTGCAAGACCCTCGCAGTGAAATCTGCGGCGTTGTGCGCTATTTCGGTCAGCGCGACAAGATCTTCAATATCCATTTCCGTAACATTCGAGGCCGCCGCGACGATTTCTGCGAGACCTATCCTGACAATGGCGATCTCGACATGCTGGCAGTCGCTCGCACGCTAAACGACGTTGGTTACTCTTACATGCTGATGCCGGACCACATGCCGAGTCATGCCGACGATTCCGACGGATTGCAAGCCTTTGCGTTCGGCTATGGGTATATCAAGGGGTTGTTGCAGGCGATCGCTTCGACGTAG